Proteins from a single region of Gossypium arboreum isolate Shixiya-1 chromosome 1, ASM2569848v2, whole genome shotgun sequence:
- the LOC108480500 gene encoding protein TRM32-like isoform X2, which translates to MGREIDNDDDVEFESYHHHHPSCMGAIFDYHHWYNVKKMFPYRKYNWGRHVKCCANPRTVSMEREVIETQGLLHAEVPQQTRKTSLSINKSSNKASTKGFSARPELLQMYSTHHLEHSGFGFGWINPIILINMRTDTSGMSSTSSPAEGKTSDSPRTRYLRFRTLEHKQKEVWSFRKGEKKQVAGTQSSQESDYQKLNRFVMNRLKDFKQRMKQAIKESRKGTNHTIQVSINEDGTDLDINNGRLDRMSRTKLINKSLDRYTESFKHGAHNGPKSISIGEGIDKFELVEAVIEAELQESMREINNHDDFSSTCLSMETNDENIAKPCDLAMEETSPHQEQERVCEDNPSREQEVDLCYNYVRDILELSGLLQNQYLHPWYSPHQPLNPLLFKQLETLLHPELKHCSIDDHQLVFDLVNEALVVMSEKASVHKFPKPFNRGIGLMFKGNAVLLQEVWRYVSGNMWFQQEHDGSLDDIVGLDMEKDAWMFLQGEDDFVALELQELVFDGLLDELLCN; encoded by the exons ATGGGAAGGGAAattgataatgatgatgatgttgaATTTGAGagttatcatcatcatcatccaagTTGCATGGGGGCCATATTTGATTATCATCATTGGTATAATGTCAAAAAGATGTTCCCATACAGAAAGTACAACTGGGGAAGACATGTCAAAT GCTGTGCAAATCCACGAACTGTTTCCATGGAACGTGAAGTCATTGAAACCCAAGGATTGTTACATGCTGAG GTTCCACAGCAAACAAGAAAAACAAGTCTATCCATCAACAAAAGCTCAAATAAAGCCTCCACAAAGGGGTTTTCAGCAAGACCAGAATTACTGCAAATGTATTCAACCCATCATTTGGAACATTCAGGTTTCGGTTTTGGTTGGATTAATCCAATTATTCTCATCAACATGAGAACTGACACCTCTGGTATGAGCTCGACTTCATCTCCAGCAGAAGGGAAAACGTCTGATTCACCACGAACTCGATATCTGCGGTTTAGGACACTCGAGCATAAGCAGAAGGAAGTTTGGTCATTcagaaaaggagaaaaaaaacaAGTTGCTGGTACTCAATCATCCCAGGAATCTGATTATCAAAAGCTGAACCGTTTCGTTATGAATCGACTCAAGGATTTTAAGCAGAGAATGAAGCAGGCCATCAAGGAAAGCAGAAAGGGTACTAACCACACCATTCAAGTTTCTATAAATGAAGATGGTACTGATCTTGATATCAACAATGGTAGACTCGATAGGATGAGCAGAACGAAGTTGATAAACAAGTCATTAGATCGATACACGGAATCTTTCAAGCATGGTGCACATAATGGACCAAAATCAATCAGTATTGGTGAAGGTATAGATAAGTTTGAACTAGTGGAAGCTGTTATAGAAGCTGAATTGCAGGAGAGCATGAGAGAAATAAATAACCATGATGATTTTAGTTCAACTTGTTTATCAATGGAAACAAATGATGAAAACATTGCTAAACCATGTGACTTAGCAATGGAGGAAACCAGTCCTCACCAAGAACAAGAGCGTGTTTGTGAAGACAATCCAAGCAGAGAACAAGAGGTTGATCTATGTTACAATTACGTTAGAGATATTCTGGAGCTATCAGGTTTACTACAAAATCAATACCTCCATCCATGGTACTCACCACACCAACCATTGAACCCTTTGCTGTTCAAGCAACTGGAGACATTGCTGCACCCTGAACTTAAACATTGCTCCATTGATGACCACCAGCTTGTTTTTGATCTAGTTAATGAGGCACTCGTGGTGATGAGTGAAAAAGCAAGTGTTCATAAATTCCCCAAGCCCTTTAACCGTGGCATTGGTTTAATGTTTAAAGGAAACGCTGTTCTTCTTCAAGAGGTGTGGAGATACGTCAGTGGGAACATGTGGTTTCAACAGGAACATGATGGGTCGTTGGATGATATTGTGGGTCTAGATATGGAGAAAGATGCTTGGATGTTCCTTCAAGGTGAAGATGACTTTGTGGCACTTGAGCTTCAAGAGTTGGTTTTCGATGGGCTTTTAGATGAACTTCTTTGTAACTGA
- the LOC108480500 gene encoding protein TRM32-like isoform X1: MGREIDNDDDVEFESYHHHHPSCMGAIFDYHHWYNVKKMFPYRKYNWGRHVKCCANPRTVSMEREVIETQGLLHAEVDHFQVPQQTRKTSLSINKSSNKASTKGFSARPELLQMYSTHHLEHSGFGFGWINPIILINMRTDTSGMSSTSSPAEGKTSDSPRTRYLRFRTLEHKQKEVWSFRKGEKKQVAGTQSSQESDYQKLNRFVMNRLKDFKQRMKQAIKESRKGTNHTIQVSINEDGTDLDINNGRLDRMSRTKLINKSLDRYTESFKHGAHNGPKSISIGEGIDKFELVEAVIEAELQESMREINNHDDFSSTCLSMETNDENIAKPCDLAMEETSPHQEQERVCEDNPSREQEVDLCYNYVRDILELSGLLQNQYLHPWYSPHQPLNPLLFKQLETLLHPELKHCSIDDHQLVFDLVNEALVVMSEKASVHKFPKPFNRGIGLMFKGNAVLLQEVWRYVSGNMWFQQEHDGSLDDIVGLDMEKDAWMFLQGEDDFVALELQELVFDGLLDELLCN; encoded by the exons ATGGGAAGGGAAattgataatgatgatgatgttgaATTTGAGagttatcatcatcatcatccaagTTGCATGGGGGCCATATTTGATTATCATCATTGGTATAATGTCAAAAAGATGTTCCCATACAGAAAGTACAACTGGGGAAGACATGTCAAAT GCTGTGCAAATCCACGAACTGTTTCCATGGAACGTGAAGTCATTGAAACCCAAGGATTGTTACATGCTGAGGTTGACCACTTCCAA GTTCCACAGCAAACAAGAAAAACAAGTCTATCCATCAACAAAAGCTCAAATAAAGCCTCCACAAAGGGGTTTTCAGCAAGACCAGAATTACTGCAAATGTATTCAACCCATCATTTGGAACATTCAGGTTTCGGTTTTGGTTGGATTAATCCAATTATTCTCATCAACATGAGAACTGACACCTCTGGTATGAGCTCGACTTCATCTCCAGCAGAAGGGAAAACGTCTGATTCACCACGAACTCGATATCTGCGGTTTAGGACACTCGAGCATAAGCAGAAGGAAGTTTGGTCATTcagaaaaggagaaaaaaaacaAGTTGCTGGTACTCAATCATCCCAGGAATCTGATTATCAAAAGCTGAACCGTTTCGTTATGAATCGACTCAAGGATTTTAAGCAGAGAATGAAGCAGGCCATCAAGGAAAGCAGAAAGGGTACTAACCACACCATTCAAGTTTCTATAAATGAAGATGGTACTGATCTTGATATCAACAATGGTAGACTCGATAGGATGAGCAGAACGAAGTTGATAAACAAGTCATTAGATCGATACACGGAATCTTTCAAGCATGGTGCACATAATGGACCAAAATCAATCAGTATTGGTGAAGGTATAGATAAGTTTGAACTAGTGGAAGCTGTTATAGAAGCTGAATTGCAGGAGAGCATGAGAGAAATAAATAACCATGATGATTTTAGTTCAACTTGTTTATCAATGGAAACAAATGATGAAAACATTGCTAAACCATGTGACTTAGCAATGGAGGAAACCAGTCCTCACCAAGAACAAGAGCGTGTTTGTGAAGACAATCCAAGCAGAGAACAAGAGGTTGATCTATGTTACAATTACGTTAGAGATATTCTGGAGCTATCAGGTTTACTACAAAATCAATACCTCCATCCATGGTACTCACCACACCAACCATTGAACCCTTTGCTGTTCAAGCAACTGGAGACATTGCTGCACCCTGAACTTAAACATTGCTCCATTGATGACCACCAGCTTGTTTTTGATCTAGTTAATGAGGCACTCGTGGTGATGAGTGAAAAAGCAAGTGTTCATAAATTCCCCAAGCCCTTTAACCGTGGCATTGGTTTAATGTTTAAAGGAAACGCTGTTCTTCTTCAAGAGGTGTGGAGATACGTCAGTGGGAACATGTGGTTTCAACAGGAACATGATGGGTCGTTGGATGATATTGTGGGTCTAGATATGGAGAAAGATGCTTGGATGTTCCTTCAAGGTGAAGATGACTTTGTGGCACTTGAGCTTCAAGAGTTGGTTTTCGATGGGCTTTTAGATGAACTTCTTTGTAACTGA